From the Helicoverpa zea isolate HzStark_Cry1AcR chromosome 26, ilHelZeax1.1, whole genome shotgun sequence genome, one window contains:
- the LOC124642961 gene encoding uncharacterized protein K02A2.6-like isoform X2, giving the protein MAKSFLGNLSTFDYKSGEWSIFKGRLTQFLKVNEVKEENKSAILITHLSDDSYRLVRNLAYPVELEALDYKKLVELLDTHFKQKQCSFSDKAKFYGAKRSSGESLGDWAARLRGLASYCNFGSALDTNLTDRFVLGLGAGPERDKLFEQNASTLEFNKALEIAERAECAREARKVLSTDDTAIKEEPVNKIYKGGSRRGGGGSGAGGARAGTRDASREAGRCSICGLKGHDKDVCRYKNYKCQKCGKEGHLKKVCNKKNQTNRVRVNNIGSDDSDSETDGSCKECHNFNIRYVTDKPLCLDIKVGDKNVTMELDSGSGVSVISNRMYSELFAHYNLTDCTIKMCLYNGHKISPLGYFQPIVEYKAQRKEIKIFVVDSNGPPLLGRDFMSTFGLILTNVYKISQDHDVNALLEQFPSLWKDELGCFNKFKVHLRLKENSVPKFFKARPIPFALKDKVELELDRLVSLGILVPVSNSRYATPIVPVLKDNNTVKIAGDFSVTLNKDLIIDKYPLPRIEEVFAKLGGGEHYSKIDLKNAYNQFCLSEDSQELTTINTPKGLFKYTRLVYGLANAPALFQKAMEVLLLGIEGVSIWLDDICLTAPTKALHIKRLAQVLSRLNEAGLRLQKDKCEFFKDNVTYLGYIIDKNGLRTNRDKVKAILNAPEPTNITEVKRFLGVVNYYRVFIPNASSIMSPLHQLLRSGARWEWGARQRRAVRRVCAELASERVLAHFEPSAQLVLSVDAGPHGLGAVLSQRGSDGGERPLAYASRSLSISKLVWRNDVYVHLAHSCVAPHCVKVSLRTAVLN; this is encoded by the exons atggcgaAGTCATTTTTGGGTAATTTATCGACGTTTGATTATAAATCCGGCGAGTGGTCTATTTTCAAAGGGCGGTTGACCCAATTTTTGAAGGTTAACGAAGTCAAGGAAGAGAATAAAAGTGCAATCTTGATTACACATTTATCCGATGACTCATATCGTTTGGTGCGTAATTTGGCTTATCCGGTCGAGTTGGAGGCGCTGGACTATAAGAAGCTGGTGGAACTGCTTGATACTCACTTCAAACAGAAGCAATGTTCATTTTCGGACAAGGCCAAATTTTATGGAGCTAAGAGGAGCTCAGGCGAGTCATTGGGCGATTGGGCTGCACGACTGCGAGGATTGGCGAGCTACTGTAACTTCGGATCCGCTTTGGACACAAACCTGACGGATCGTTTTGTCCTGGGCTTAGGAGCGGGGCCCGAGCGTGATAAGCTATTTGAGCAGAATGCTTCCACGTTGGAATTTAACAAAGCGTTGGAGATAGCTGAGCGAGCGGAATGCGCTAGAGAAGCCAGGAAGGTGTTGTCCACAGATGACACTGCCATAAAAGAAGAACCGGTGAACAAAATATACAAGGGCGGTTCACGTCGCGGCGGCGGTGGCAGCGGCGCAGGCGGCGCTCGTGCGGGGACACGAGATGCAAGTCGTGAGGCTGGCCGTTGTTCTATATGCGGTTTAAAAGGTCACGATAAGGATGTGTGtcgttacaaaaattataagtgTCAAAAATGTGGAAAAGAAGGGCATTTAAAGAAagtgtgtaataaaaaaaaccaaaCCAACCGTGTTCGCGTCAATAATATCGGAAGCGATGATAGTGATAGTGAAACAGACGGTAGCTGTAAGGAATGCCATAATTTTAACATAAGGTATGTAACAGACAAACCGTTGTGTTTAGACATTAAAGTAGGTGATAAAAATGTAACCATGGAGTTAGATTCTGGGTCTGGAGTTTCTGTCATATCAAATAGAATGTACTCAGAACTGTTTGCACATTATAACTTAACTGACTGTACGATTAAAATGTGTTTATATAACGGACATAAAATCTCGCCGTTGGGGTATTTCCAGCCTATTGTCGAATATAAAGCACAAAGGAAAGAAATTAAGATATTTGTAGTAGACTCGAATGGCCCTCCCCTACTCGGGCGCGATTTCATGTCCACTTTcggtttaattttaacaaatgtttataaaataagtcAGGATCACGATGTTAATGCATTATTGGAACAGTTTCCTAGCTTATGGAAAGATGAACTtggttgttttaataaatttaaagtgCACCTACGATTAAAGGAAAATTCAGTACCAAAATTCTTTAAGGCCCGACCAATACCGTTTGCCTTAAAAGACAAGGTAGAATTAGAATTAGATAGATTAGTCAGTTTGGGCATACTAGTTCCGGTAAGTAATTCACGTTATGCAACACCCATAGTACCGGTTTTAAAGGATAATAACACGGTTAAGATAGCAGGTGATTTTTCAGTCACACTTAATAAGGACCTTATAATAGATAAGTACCCGCTACCAAGGATTGAAGAAGTGTTTGCTAAGCTTGGTGGGGGAGAACATTATTcgaaaatagatttaaaaaatgcatATAATCAATTTTGTCTCTCGGAAGATTCTCAGGAGTTGACTACTATTAACACACCAAaaggattatttaaatatacacgTCTAGTTTACGGTCTTGCGAATGCTCCTGCCCTGTTCCAAAAAGCAATGGAAGTTTTATTGTTGGGTATCGAAGGAGTTAGTATATGGTTAGACGATATTTGTTTGACTGCGCCAACAAAAGCACTTCATATAAAGAGATTAGCACAGGTTCTAAGCAGGTTAAATGAAGCGGGGTTGCGCCTTCAGAAAGACAAATGCGAGTTTTTTAAGGATAATGTAACGTACTTAGGTTACATTATCGATAAGAACGGATTACGTACTAACCGCGATAAAGTTAAGGCAATATTAAATGCGCCGGAACCGACAAATATTACGGAAGTAAAGAGGTTCCTAGGAGTAGTCAACTACTACAGGGTTTTTATTCCTAATGCATCGAGCATTATGAGCCCGCTCCACCAGTTGCTGCGCAGTGGCGCGCGGTGGGAGTGGGGAGCGCGCCAGCGCCGCGCGGTGCGTCGCGTGTGCGCTGAGCTCGCCTCTGAGCGCGTGCTGGCGCATTTCGAGCCGAGCGCGCAGCTAGTGCTATCAGTAGATGCCGGGCCGCATGGACTCGGGGCTGTCCTATCTCAACGGGGCAGCGATGGCGGCGAGCGACCATTAGCGTACGCCTCGCGGTCGCTTTCG ATTTCAAAATTAGTGTGGAGGAATGATGTGTATGTGCATCTCGCTCACTCATGTGTAGCACCGCATTGTGTGAAGGTGTCATTGCGCACGGCAGTATTAAACTAG
- the LOC124642961 gene encoding uncharacterized protein K02A2.6-like isoform X1 — MAKSFLGNLSTFDYKSGEWSIFKGRLTQFLKVNEVKEENKSAILITHLSDDSYRLVRNLAYPVELEALDYKKLVELLDTHFKQKQCSFSDKAKFYGAKRSSGESLGDWAARLRGLASYCNFGSALDTNLTDRFVLGLGAGPERDKLFEQNASTLEFNKALEIAERAECAREARKVLSTDDTAIKEEPVNKIYKGGSRRGGGGSGAGGARAGTRDASREAGRCSICGLKGHDKDVCRYKNYKCQKCGKEGHLKKVCNKKNQTNRVRVNNIGSDDSDSETDGSCKECHNFNIRYVTDKPLCLDIKVGDKNVTMELDSGSGVSVISNRMYSELFAHYNLTDCTIKMCLYNGHKISPLGYFQPIVEYKAQRKEIKIFVVDSNGPPLLGRDFMSTFGLILTNVYKISQDHDVNALLEQFPSLWKDELGCFNKFKVHLRLKENSVPKFFKARPIPFALKDKVELELDRLVSLGILVPVSNSRYATPIVPVLKDNNTVKIAGDFSVTLNKDLIIDKYPLPRIEEVFAKLGGGEHYSKIDLKNAYNQFCLSEDSQELTTINTPKGLFKYTRLVYGLANAPALFQKAMEVLLLGIEGVSIWLDDICLTAPTKALHIKRLAQVLSRLNEAGLRLQKDKCEFFKDNVTYLGYIIDKNGLRTNRDKVKAILNAPEPTNITEVKRFLGVVNYYRVFIPNASSIMSPLHQLLRSGARWEWGARQRRAVRRVCAELASERVLAHFEPSAQLVLSVDAGPHGLGAVLSQRGSDGGERPLAYASRSLSVSERNYSQIQKEATAIIFGVKHFHQYLYGRSEPFILKTDHRPLVSIFNNKTGISITTALRLQRYAIILSAYNYTVQYISSDNNLVADYFSRAPVADTACKGDSEYDAYLSLNFLDVTDPAVLLMDLKKATCSDKIIQTVIKYTNVGWPRKIVCESIRPFFLCRNDLQYENGILMRGHKVVIPVALRERMLRELHSTHLGIVKMKCNARSRMWWPGIDEDIERCIGACDVCASVRPAPPRAAPAPWPSPAAPWERIHIDYLSIRQQTYLVVIDAYSKWLECINMQNDTTSQSLIRKLKQCFSVFGLPCTLVSDNDPKINSKEFNLFCSNNGIKYMTTPIYHPCSNGQAENSVRTCKKMLKIILSENSAQHVLREKLIGYLFEYRNTEHCTTGHSPAELMFGRKLRSRLDLILPKENESHKTMSKENECSSRAFVIGDRVWVRWYSGRKEAWKLGVISKVIGKRMYEVVVDDQSVSCIRHLDQLLECKNKGIARSIDCDEPMPSGVPPVPSSPTSTIQFSPTTSELISESDSVSTTGVDSEEPVEEETVAAPVTITSVEGSSNAAGSSSSGSDVICTEAREGVRQSVSCMPDAQAPQASARPQDSSPQLSRARSQRVRKKISKLVWRNDVYVHLAHSCVAPHCVKVSLRTAVLN; from the exons atggcgaAGTCATTTTTGGGTAATTTATCGACGTTTGATTATAAATCCGGCGAGTGGTCTATTTTCAAAGGGCGGTTGACCCAATTTTTGAAGGTTAACGAAGTCAAGGAAGAGAATAAAAGTGCAATCTTGATTACACATTTATCCGATGACTCATATCGTTTGGTGCGTAATTTGGCTTATCCGGTCGAGTTGGAGGCGCTGGACTATAAGAAGCTGGTGGAACTGCTTGATACTCACTTCAAACAGAAGCAATGTTCATTTTCGGACAAGGCCAAATTTTATGGAGCTAAGAGGAGCTCAGGCGAGTCATTGGGCGATTGGGCTGCACGACTGCGAGGATTGGCGAGCTACTGTAACTTCGGATCCGCTTTGGACACAAACCTGACGGATCGTTTTGTCCTGGGCTTAGGAGCGGGGCCCGAGCGTGATAAGCTATTTGAGCAGAATGCTTCCACGTTGGAATTTAACAAAGCGTTGGAGATAGCTGAGCGAGCGGAATGCGCTAGAGAAGCCAGGAAGGTGTTGTCCACAGATGACACTGCCATAAAAGAAGAACCGGTGAACAAAATATACAAGGGCGGTTCACGTCGCGGCGGCGGTGGCAGCGGCGCAGGCGGCGCTCGTGCGGGGACACGAGATGCAAGTCGTGAGGCTGGCCGTTGTTCTATATGCGGTTTAAAAGGTCACGATAAGGATGTGTGtcgttacaaaaattataagtgTCAAAAATGTGGAAAAGAAGGGCATTTAAAGAAagtgtgtaataaaaaaaaccaaaCCAACCGTGTTCGCGTCAATAATATCGGAAGCGATGATAGTGATAGTGAAACAGACGGTAGCTGTAAGGAATGCCATAATTTTAACATAAGGTATGTAACAGACAAACCGTTGTGTTTAGACATTAAAGTAGGTGATAAAAATGTAACCATGGAGTTAGATTCTGGGTCTGGAGTTTCTGTCATATCAAATAGAATGTACTCAGAACTGTTTGCACATTATAACTTAACTGACTGTACGATTAAAATGTGTTTATATAACGGACATAAAATCTCGCCGTTGGGGTATTTCCAGCCTATTGTCGAATATAAAGCACAAAGGAAAGAAATTAAGATATTTGTAGTAGACTCGAATGGCCCTCCCCTACTCGGGCGCGATTTCATGTCCACTTTcggtttaattttaacaaatgtttataaaataagtcAGGATCACGATGTTAATGCATTATTGGAACAGTTTCCTAGCTTATGGAAAGATGAACTtggttgttttaataaatttaaagtgCACCTACGATTAAAGGAAAATTCAGTACCAAAATTCTTTAAGGCCCGACCAATACCGTTTGCCTTAAAAGACAAGGTAGAATTAGAATTAGATAGATTAGTCAGTTTGGGCATACTAGTTCCGGTAAGTAATTCACGTTATGCAACACCCATAGTACCGGTTTTAAAGGATAATAACACGGTTAAGATAGCAGGTGATTTTTCAGTCACACTTAATAAGGACCTTATAATAGATAAGTACCCGCTACCAAGGATTGAAGAAGTGTTTGCTAAGCTTGGTGGGGGAGAACATTATTcgaaaatagatttaaaaaatgcatATAATCAATTTTGTCTCTCGGAAGATTCTCAGGAGTTGACTACTATTAACACACCAAaaggattatttaaatatacacgTCTAGTTTACGGTCTTGCGAATGCTCCTGCCCTGTTCCAAAAAGCAATGGAAGTTTTATTGTTGGGTATCGAAGGAGTTAGTATATGGTTAGACGATATTTGTTTGACTGCGCCAACAAAAGCACTTCATATAAAGAGATTAGCACAGGTTCTAAGCAGGTTAAATGAAGCGGGGTTGCGCCTTCAGAAAGACAAATGCGAGTTTTTTAAGGATAATGTAACGTACTTAGGTTACATTATCGATAAGAACGGATTACGTACTAACCGCGATAAAGTTAAGGCAATATTAAATGCGCCGGAACCGACAAATATTACGGAAGTAAAGAGGTTCCTAGGAGTAGTCAACTACTACAGGGTTTTTATTCCTAATGCATCGAGCATTATGAGCCCGCTCCACCAGTTGCTGCGCAGTGGCGCGCGGTGGGAGTGGGGAGCGCGCCAGCGCCGCGCGGTGCGTCGCGTGTGCGCTGAGCTCGCCTCTGAGCGCGTGCTGGCGCATTTCGAGCCGAGCGCGCAGCTAGTGCTATCAGTAGATGCCGGGCCGCATGGACTCGGGGCTGTCCTATCTCAACGGGGCAGCGATGGCGGCGAGCGACCATTAGCGTACGCCTCGCGGTCGCTTTCGGTAAGCGAACGCAATTATAGTCAAATACAAAAAGAAGCGACAGCGATCATTTTTGGTGTCAAACACTTCCATCAATACCTTTACGGAAGAAGCGAGCCATTTATTCTTAAGACCGACCACCGGCCCCTGgtatcaatatttaataataaaacggGTATATCGATAACTACAGCATTACGGTTACAAAGATACGCTATTATACTTTCTGCATACAACTATACAGTTCAGTATATATCAAGTGATAATAACTTAGTCGCTGATTATTTTTCCCGTGCACCTGTGGCGGATACTGCGTGCAAGGGAGATAGCGAATATGACGCATATTTGTCACTGAATTTCTTAGACGTGACCGACCCAGCTGTTTTGTTAATGGATTTAAAGAAGGCAACTTGTagtgataaaattattcaaaccGTCATTAAATATACAAATGTAGGTTGGCCTCGTAAGATTGTTTGCGAGTCTATTCGTCCCTTCTTTTTATGTCGTAATGATTTGCAATACGAAAATGGTATTTTAATGCGGGGTCATAAGGTGGTAATTCCAGTGGCACTGCGAGAAAGAATGTTGCGCGAACTGCACAGCACGCATTTAGGCATAGTAAAAATGAAATGTAATGCGCGTAGTAGGATGTGGTGGCCCGGTATAGACGAGGATATTGAGAGGTGTATCGGCGCATGCGACGTTTGCGCGAGCGTGCGGCCTGCGCCGCCGcgagctgcgcccgcgccgtggCCGAGTCCAGCCGCGCCGTGGGAACGCATCCACATTGACTATCTGTCTATACGTCAACAGACGTATCTAGTAGTGATTGACGCATACTCTAAATGGTTAGAATGTAttaacatgcaaaatgatacTACTAGCCAATCTTTGATAAGAAAACTGAAACAATGTTTTTCTGTGTTTGGTTTACCTTGTACTTTAGTTTCAGATAACGATCCCAAGATAAATTCAAAGGAATTTAATTTGTTCTGTTCCAATAATGGCATTAAATACATGACGACTCCAATTTACCATCCATGTAGCAACGGTCAAGCGGAAAACTCAGTAAGAACATGTAAAAAgatgttgaaaataatattaagtgaAAACTCTGCACAACATGTGTTACGTGAAAAATTGATAggctatttatttgaatataggAATACAGAGCACTGCACTACTGGACACTCGCCCGCAGAATTAATGTTTGGTCGGAAGCTGAGATCACGGCTTGATTTAATACttccaaaagaaaatgaatcgCATAAAacaatgtcgaaggaaaatgaATGTAGTAGCAGAGCCTTTGTGATTGGTGACAGGGTATGGGTCCGGTGGTACAGTGGTAGAAAAGAAGCTTGGAAATTAGGAGTAATAAGTAAAGTGATAGGGAAAAGAATGTATGAAGTGGTGGTTGATGATCAAAGTGTATCTTGTATTAGGCATCTTGATCAGCTTTTAgagtgtaaaaataaaggtaTAGCAAGATCAATTGATTGTGATGAACCGATGCCTTCAGGGGTTCCACCCGTTCCTAGTTCACCGACTTCAACAATTCAGTTTAGTCCAACAACATCCGAATTAATTAGTGAGTCGGATTCAGTTAGCACAACAGGTGTAGATTCAGAGGAACCGGTGGAAGAAGAAACGGTGGCAGCGCCAGTTACTATTACTAGCGTGGAAGGTTCTAGCAATGCTGCTGGAAGCAGTAGTAGTGGTAGCGATGTAATTTGTACTGAAGCTCGAGAAGGTGTACGCCAATCTGTCAGTTGTATGCCAGACGCCCAGGCTCCTCAAGCCTCGGCCAGGCCACAGGATTCATCTCCGCAATTATCACGTGCACGTTCTCAGCGAGTTAGGAAGAAG ATTTCAAAATTAGTGTGGAGGAATGATGTGTATGTGCATCTCGCTCACTCATGTGTAGCACCGCATTGTGTGAAGGTGTCATTGCGCACGGCAGTATTAAACTAG
- the LOC124642961 gene encoding uncharacterized protein LOC124642961 isoform X4 — translation MAKSFLGNLSTFDYKSGEWSIFKGRLTQFLKVNEVKEENKSAILITHLSDDSYRLVRNLAYPVELEALDYKKLVELLDTHFKQKQCSFSDKAKFYGAKRSSGESLGDWAARLRGLASYCNFGSALDTNLTDRFVLGLGAGPERDKLFEQNASTLEFNKALEIAERAECAREARKVLSTDDTAIKEEPVNKIYKGGSRRGGGGSGAGGARAGTRDASREAGRCSICGLKGHDKDVCRYKNYKCQKCGKEGHLKKVCNKKNQTNRVRVNNIGSDDSDSETDGSCKECHNFNIRFQN, via the exons atggcgaAGTCATTTTTGGGTAATTTATCGACGTTTGATTATAAATCCGGCGAGTGGTCTATTTTCAAAGGGCGGTTGACCCAATTTTTGAAGGTTAACGAAGTCAAGGAAGAGAATAAAAGTGCAATCTTGATTACACATTTATCCGATGACTCATATCGTTTGGTGCGTAATTTGGCTTATCCGGTCGAGTTGGAGGCGCTGGACTATAAGAAGCTGGTGGAACTGCTTGATACTCACTTCAAACAGAAGCAATGTTCATTTTCGGACAAGGCCAAATTTTATGGAGCTAAGAGGAGCTCAGGCGAGTCATTGGGCGATTGGGCTGCACGACTGCGAGGATTGGCGAGCTACTGTAACTTCGGATCCGCTTTGGACACAAACCTGACGGATCGTTTTGTCCTGGGCTTAGGAGCGGGGCCCGAGCGTGATAAGCTATTTGAGCAGAATGCTTCCACGTTGGAATTTAACAAAGCGTTGGAGATAGCTGAGCGAGCGGAATGCGCTAGAGAAGCCAGGAAGGTGTTGTCCACAGATGACACTGCCATAAAAGAAGAACCGGTGAACAAAATATACAAGGGCGGTTCACGTCGCGGCGGCGGTGGCAGCGGCGCAGGCGGCGCTCGTGCGGGGACACGAGATGCAAGTCGTGAGGCTGGCCGTTGTTCTATATGCGGTTTAAAAGGTCACGATAAGGATGTGTGtcgttacaaaaattataagtgTCAAAAATGTGGAAAAGAAGGGCATTTAAAGAAagtgtgtaataaaaaaaaccaaaCCAACCGTGTTCGCGTCAATAATATCGGAAGCGATGATAGTGATAGTGAAACAGACGGTAGCTGTAAGGAATGCCATAATTTTAACATAAG ATTTCAAAATTAG
- the LOC124642961 gene encoding uncharacterized protein K02A2.6-like isoform X3, which translates to MAKSFLGNLSTFDYKSGEWSIFKGRLTQFLKVNEVKEENKSAILITHLSDDSYRLVRNLAYPVELEALDYKKLVELLDTHFKQKQCSFSDKAKFYGAKRSSGESLGDWAARLRGLASYCNFGSALDTNLTDRFVLGLGAGPERDKLFEQNASTLEFNKALEIAERAECAREARKVLSTDDTAIKEEPVNKIYKGGSRRGGGGSGAGGARAGTRDASREAGRCSICGLKGHDKDVCRYKNYKCQKCGKEGHLKKVCNKKNQTNRVRVNNIGSDDSDSETDGSCKECHNFNIRYVTDKPLCLDIKVGDKNVTMELDSGSGVSVISNRMYSELFAHYNLTDCTIKMCLYNGHKISPLGYFQPIVEYKAQRKEIKIFVVDSNGPPLLGRDFMSTFGLILTNVYKISQDHDVNALLEQFPSLWKDELGCFNKFKVHLRLKENSVPKFFKARPIPFALKDKVELELDRLVSLGILVPVSNSRYATPIVPVLKDNNTVKIAGDFSVTLNKDLIIDKYPLPRIEEVFAKLGGGEHYSKIDLKNAYNQFCLSEDSQELTTINTPKGLFKYTRLVYGLANAPALFQKAMEVLLLGIEGVSIWLDDICLTAPTKALHIKRLAQVLSRLNEAGLRLQKDKCEFFKDNVTYLGYIIDKNGLRTNRDKVKAILNAPEPTNITEVKRFLGVVNYYRVFIPNASSIMSPLHQLLRSGARWEWGARQRRAVRRVCAELASERVLAHFEPSAQLVLSVDAGPHGLGAVLSQRGSDGGERPLAYASRSLSFQITIPR; encoded by the exons atggcgaAGTCATTTTTGGGTAATTTATCGACGTTTGATTATAAATCCGGCGAGTGGTCTATTTTCAAAGGGCGGTTGACCCAATTTTTGAAGGTTAACGAAGTCAAGGAAGAGAATAAAAGTGCAATCTTGATTACACATTTATCCGATGACTCATATCGTTTGGTGCGTAATTTGGCTTATCCGGTCGAGTTGGAGGCGCTGGACTATAAGAAGCTGGTGGAACTGCTTGATACTCACTTCAAACAGAAGCAATGTTCATTTTCGGACAAGGCCAAATTTTATGGAGCTAAGAGGAGCTCAGGCGAGTCATTGGGCGATTGGGCTGCACGACTGCGAGGATTGGCGAGCTACTGTAACTTCGGATCCGCTTTGGACACAAACCTGACGGATCGTTTTGTCCTGGGCTTAGGAGCGGGGCCCGAGCGTGATAAGCTATTTGAGCAGAATGCTTCCACGTTGGAATTTAACAAAGCGTTGGAGATAGCTGAGCGAGCGGAATGCGCTAGAGAAGCCAGGAAGGTGTTGTCCACAGATGACACTGCCATAAAAGAAGAACCGGTGAACAAAATATACAAGGGCGGTTCACGTCGCGGCGGCGGTGGCAGCGGCGCAGGCGGCGCTCGTGCGGGGACACGAGATGCAAGTCGTGAGGCTGGCCGTTGTTCTATATGCGGTTTAAAAGGTCACGATAAGGATGTGTGtcgttacaaaaattataagtgTCAAAAATGTGGAAAAGAAGGGCATTTAAAGAAagtgtgtaataaaaaaaaccaaaCCAACCGTGTTCGCGTCAATAATATCGGAAGCGATGATAGTGATAGTGAAACAGACGGTAGCTGTAAGGAATGCCATAATTTTAACATAAGGTATGTAACAGACAAACCGTTGTGTTTAGACATTAAAGTAGGTGATAAAAATGTAACCATGGAGTTAGATTCTGGGTCTGGAGTTTCTGTCATATCAAATAGAATGTACTCAGAACTGTTTGCACATTATAACTTAACTGACTGTACGATTAAAATGTGTTTATATAACGGACATAAAATCTCGCCGTTGGGGTATTTCCAGCCTATTGTCGAATATAAAGCACAAAGGAAAGAAATTAAGATATTTGTAGTAGACTCGAATGGCCCTCCCCTACTCGGGCGCGATTTCATGTCCACTTTcggtttaattttaacaaatgtttataaaataagtcAGGATCACGATGTTAATGCATTATTGGAACAGTTTCCTAGCTTATGGAAAGATGAACTtggttgttttaataaatttaaagtgCACCTACGATTAAAGGAAAATTCAGTACCAAAATTCTTTAAGGCCCGACCAATACCGTTTGCCTTAAAAGACAAGGTAGAATTAGAATTAGATAGATTAGTCAGTTTGGGCATACTAGTTCCGGTAAGTAATTCACGTTATGCAACACCCATAGTACCGGTTTTAAAGGATAATAACACGGTTAAGATAGCAGGTGATTTTTCAGTCACACTTAATAAGGACCTTATAATAGATAAGTACCCGCTACCAAGGATTGAAGAAGTGTTTGCTAAGCTTGGTGGGGGAGAACATTATTcgaaaatagatttaaaaaatgcatATAATCAATTTTGTCTCTCGGAAGATTCTCAGGAGTTGACTACTATTAACACACCAAaaggattatttaaatatacacgTCTAGTTTACGGTCTTGCGAATGCTCCTGCCCTGTTCCAAAAAGCAATGGAAGTTTTATTGTTGGGTATCGAAGGAGTTAGTATATGGTTAGACGATATTTGTTTGACTGCGCCAACAAAAGCACTTCATATAAAGAGATTAGCACAGGTTCTAAGCAGGTTAAATGAAGCGGGGTTGCGCCTTCAGAAAGACAAATGCGAGTTTTTTAAGGATAATGTAACGTACTTAGGTTACATTATCGATAAGAACGGATTACGTACTAACCGCGATAAAGTTAAGGCAATATTAAATGCGCCGGAACCGACAAATATTACGGAAGTAAAGAGGTTCCTAGGAGTAGTCAACTACTACAGGGTTTTTATTCCTAATGCATCGAGCATTATGAGCCCGCTCCACCAGTTGCTGCGCAGTGGCGCGCGGTGGGAGTGGGGAGCGCGCCAGCGCCGCGCGGTGCGTCGCGTGTGCGCTGAGCTCGCCTCTGAGCGCGTGCTGGCGCATTTCGAGCCGAGCGCGCAGCTAGTGCTATCAGTAGATGCCGGGCCGCATGGACTCGGGGCTGTCCTATCTCAACGGGGCAGCGATGGCGGCGAGCGACCATTAGCGTACGCCTCGCGGTCGCTTTCG TTTCAGATAACGATCCCAAGATAA